In one window of Streptomyces sp. FXJ1.172 DNA:
- a CDS encoding DNA alkylation response protein, protein MVSIPAQSPPQPQYATHDVTNQAPPLAPYDASDDPALLEGLRREGAGWAEDGIRLLGARAGSAEAQEWGELANRHEPVLRTHDRYGHRIDEVDFHPSWHHLMRTAVAEGLAGAPWADGRPGAHVARTAGGLVWGHTEAGHGCPTSMTYAAVPALRAQPDLAKVYEPLLTSREYDPELRVPTEKPGLLAGMGMTEKQGGSDVRTNTTVATPTGEPGVYTLRGHKWFTSAPMCDVFLVLAQAPSGLSCFLVPRVLPDGSRNTFRIQRLKDKLGNRSNASSEPEFDRTVAWLVGPEGRGVKTIIEMVNCTRLDCVMSTAALMRKTLAEAGHHARYRSAFGARLVDQPLMRNVLADLALESEAATTLTLRLAGAADRAVRGDAGERAFRRIATAVGKYWVTKRGPAFTAEALECLGGNGYVEDSGMPRHYREAPLLSIWEGSGNVNALDVLRALGREQDTAEALFAELALARGADARLDTAVAALKDQLAETDQMGARRLVERMALALQASLLVRHAPQPVADAFCASRLGGDWGHAFGTLPSGTGVDAILERALPGLN, encoded by the coding sequence ATGGTCTCGATTCCCGCGCAGTCGCCGCCCCAGCCGCAGTACGCCACGCACGACGTCACCAACCAGGCCCCGCCCCTGGCTCCCTACGACGCCTCGGACGACCCGGCCCTGCTGGAGGGGCTGCGCCGGGAGGGCGCCGGGTGGGCCGAGGACGGCATCCGGCTGCTGGGGGCGCGCGCCGGCAGCGCCGAGGCGCAGGAGTGGGGCGAACTGGCCAATCGGCACGAGCCGGTGCTGCGCACCCACGACCGCTACGGCCACCGGATCGACGAGGTCGACTTCCACCCCAGCTGGCACCACCTGATGCGCACGGCGGTCGCCGAGGGCCTGGCCGGCGCCCCGTGGGCGGACGGACGGCCCGGCGCCCACGTGGCCCGGACCGCGGGCGGACTGGTGTGGGGGCACACCGAGGCCGGGCACGGCTGCCCGACCTCGATGACGTACGCCGCCGTCCCCGCGCTGCGCGCCCAGCCTGACCTGGCCAAGGTGTACGAACCGCTGCTCACGAGCCGGGAGTACGATCCGGAGCTGCGTGTGCCGACCGAGAAGCCGGGGCTGCTCGCAGGCATGGGCATGACCGAGAAGCAGGGCGGCTCGGACGTCCGCACCAACACCACTGTGGCCACGCCGACCGGGGAGCCCGGGGTGTACACGCTGCGCGGGCACAAGTGGTTCACCTCGGCGCCGATGTGCGACGTCTTCCTGGTGCTGGCGCAGGCCCCGAGCGGGCTGTCGTGCTTCCTGGTGCCGCGCGTACTGCCGGACGGCAGCCGCAACACCTTCCGCATCCAGCGCCTGAAGGACAAACTGGGCAACCGCTCCAACGCCTCCTCCGAGCCGGAGTTCGACCGGACGGTGGCCTGGCTGGTGGGGCCGGAGGGGCGCGGGGTGAAGACCATCATCGAGATGGTCAACTGCACCCGCTTGGACTGTGTGATGTCCACGGCGGCCCTGATGCGCAAGACGCTGGCCGAGGCGGGGCACCACGCCCGGTACCGAAGCGCGTTCGGTGCCCGGCTCGTCGACCAGCCACTGATGCGTAACGTCCTGGCCGATCTCGCGCTGGAGTCGGAGGCGGCGACGACGCTCACGCTGCGGCTGGCCGGCGCGGCCGACCGGGCGGTGCGCGGGGACGCCGGGGAGCGGGCCTTCAGGCGGATCGCCACCGCGGTGGGCAAGTACTGGGTCACCAAGCGCGGCCCGGCGTTCACCGCCGAGGCCCTGGAATGCCTGGGCGGCAACGGCTACGTCGAGGATTCCGGCATGCCCCGGCACTACCGGGAGGCCCCGTTGCTGTCGATCTGGGAGGGCTCGGGCAACGTCAACGCGCTCGACGTGCTGCGCGCCCTCGGCCGGGAACAGGACACCGCCGAAGCCCTGTTCGCGGAACTCGCCCTCGCGCGCGGGGCGGACGCCCGCCTGGACACGGCGGTGGCCGCGCTCAAGGACCAGTTGGCCGAAACCGACCAGATGGGCGCCCGTCGGCTGGTCGAGCGGATGGCGCTCGCCCTCCAGGCCTCGCTGCTGGTCCGGCACGCCCCGCAGCCGGTCGCGGACGCCTTCTGCGCGAGCAGGCTGGGCGGCGACTGGGGGCACGCGTTCGGCACGCTGCCCTCCGGGACCGGCGTCGACGCGATCCTCGAGCGGGCCCTGCCCGGCCTGAACTGA
- a CDS encoding Rv1733c family protein, producing the protein MPLKAFRGPKVWLWRWRRNPLKRRADVVEAWVVLGAWLLTAVVGVLSGLAAARSVEDGLARERAAWRPVVARVVAPAPGAPSTHGHIPAGERVWAEVSWTAADGSAHTAQVRVEPGSKAGTPVTVWTDPQGRLVSRPTSATEGVFRGTLIGVLVGLSAAAVPFVGGLALRGRLERRRMDAWDTEWSRLGPQWGRMV; encoded by the coding sequence ATGCCTTTGAAGGCGTTCCGTGGTCCGAAGGTGTGGCTGTGGCGCTGGCGGCGCAATCCGCTCAAACGCCGGGCCGACGTGGTGGAGGCCTGGGTGGTGCTCGGCGCGTGGCTGCTCACCGCCGTCGTCGGCGTGCTGAGCGGCCTCGCGGCGGCCCGGTCGGTGGAGGACGGACTCGCCCGGGAGCGCGCCGCCTGGCGTCCCGTCGTGGCCCGGGTCGTGGCACCGGCCCCTGGTGCGCCCTCCACGCATGGCCACATCCCCGCGGGTGAACGGGTGTGGGCCGAGGTGAGCTGGACGGCCGCCGACGGTTCCGCCCACACCGCTCAGGTCCGGGTGGAGCCCGGCAGCAAGGCCGGCACCCCGGTCACCGTATGGACCGATCCCCAGGGCCGTCTCGTCAGCCGGCCCACCTCCGCCACGGAGGGCGTCTTCCGGGGCACCCTCATCGGCGTGCTGGTGGGCCTGAGCGCCGCGGCCGTCCCCTTCGTCGGAGGCCTCGCCCTGCGCGGCCGGCTGGAACGCCGCCGGATGGACGCCTGGGACACGGAATGGTCGAGGCTCGGACCGCAATGGGGACGGATGGTCTGA
- a CDS encoding HEAT repeat domain-containing protein translates to MFTGIDEVDWASLRHAHGSARDVPGWLRALASADTAERTTALDGMYGALRHEGRVYDSTLACVPFLLSLAARAEVPDRAGIVELLVGIGTESTDGDTRAREAVSAGAEVFVPLAGDPDPAVRGAAAGALVHFLAEPARALGLLRQRLRAERDGRVLFALTEALGLFVRRHPAHADAAAALLAEQSAPPYDAGLRLAALGQLALAAPARLPAGLVPTAVELLRERSVDRARIAEPSGGDTLVGRIRRLRPSDEEGAQLLRTLHTALGDRVSDRIALLTGQLTSPDPVDRCNAVWMAASLLRGWRGDHTATVELLGGQLAAEQDPLRDAAVAALTELFALAAPAGGDLYTLVRARPDLWTHRWERGSPALGGPLKALARSGDPRAVPALARLLAGPAAPEELGFELAHLGAAAAPLAPAVRHRLGRIPLSSPAAARLAAPLLAAVRAVGDADAVPEVLRLLSDAPDGLRARDAIVEQAIGTLEALGATAHAVPILRALLPTRHAAAAAGALWSADGDTGAVLPVLLRELAQDDPARRCLAARRLGGLGPAARRALPALRRTAGAGRIRQRASAACALWRIDGDPEPVLPVFRSSWAEDPRSRGPIARCLTTMGPAASPLRDLVTAELAAPRRHLRHLTRPSGPGGSGGQGIPQDEALLSACREVLAGM, encoded by the coding sequence GTGTTCACGGGGATCGACGAGGTCGACTGGGCCTCGCTGCGGCACGCCCACGGCAGCGCGCGGGACGTGCCCGGATGGCTGCGGGCACTGGCGTCCGCGGACACCGCCGAGCGGACGACCGCGCTCGACGGGATGTACGGCGCGCTGCGCCACGAGGGCCGGGTGTACGACTCGACGCTGGCCTGTGTCCCCTTCCTGCTCTCGCTCGCGGCCCGCGCGGAAGTGCCGGACCGGGCCGGCATCGTGGAACTGCTGGTCGGAATCGGCACGGAGAGCACGGACGGGGACACACGCGCGCGTGAGGCGGTGTCCGCCGGAGCGGAGGTCTTCGTCCCGCTGGCCGGGGACCCGGATCCGGCGGTGCGCGGCGCGGCGGCCGGGGCCCTGGTGCACTTCCTGGCCGAGCCCGCGCGCGCCCTGGGGCTGTTACGGCAGCGGCTGCGGGCCGAGCGGGACGGCCGCGTCCTGTTCGCCCTCACCGAGGCGCTCGGCCTGTTCGTCCGCCGGCACCCCGCGCACGCCGACGCCGCGGCGGCCCTCCTGGCCGAGCAGAGCGCGCCGCCGTACGACGCCGGTCTGCGGCTCGCCGCCCTCGGCCAGCTCGCGCTCGCCGCGCCCGCCCGGCTTCCGGCCGGCCTGGTGCCGACGGCGGTCGAGCTGCTTCGGGAACGGTCCGTGGACCGCGCCCGGATCGCCGAGCCCTCCGGCGGCGACACCCTCGTGGGCCGGATACGGCGGCTGCGCCCCTCCGACGAGGAAGGCGCCCAGCTGCTGCGCACCCTGCACACCGCGCTCGGTGACCGGGTGAGCGACCGGATCGCCCTGCTGACCGGGCAGTTGACCAGTCCGGACCCGGTGGACCGGTGCAACGCGGTGTGGATGGCGGCCTCCCTGCTGCGCGGCTGGCGCGGCGATCACACGGCGACCGTCGAACTGCTCGGCGGCCAGCTGGCCGCCGAGCAGGACCCGTTGCGGGACGCCGCGGTCGCGGCCTTGACGGAGCTGTTCGCGCTGGCCGCGCCGGCCGGGGGCGACCTGTACACGCTGGTGCGCGCCCGGCCCGACCTGTGGACGCACCGCTGGGAGCGTGGCTCCCCCGCACTCGGCGGCCCGCTCAAGGCGCTGGCCAGGAGCGGTGATCCTCGGGCGGTCCCGGCCCTGGCCCGGCTGCTGGCCGGCCCGGCCGCACCCGAGGAGCTGGGGTTCGAACTGGCCCACCTGGGTGCAGCCGCGGCCCCGCTCGCCCCTGCGGTACGGCACCGGCTCGGCCGGATCCCGCTGTCCTCCCCCGCCGCCGCCCGGCTGGCCGCTCCGCTGCTGGCGGCGGTCAGGGCCGTCGGGGACGCGGACGCGGTCCCGGAAGTACTGCGGCTCCTCTCGGACGCCCCGGACGGCCTGAGGGCGCGGGACGCGATCGTGGAACAGGCCATCGGCACACTGGAGGCGCTTGGCGCCACCGCGCATGCGGTGCCGATCCTCCGGGCGCTCCTGCCCACCCGGCACGCGGCCGCCGCGGCCGGCGCGCTCTGGTCGGCCGACGGGGACACGGGGGCCGTACTCCCCGTCCTGCTGCGGGAGTTGGCACAGGACGACCCGGCGCGCCGGTGTCTGGCCGCCCGGCGGCTGGGCGGACTGGGTCCGGCCGCGCGGCGCGCCCTGCCCGCACTGCGCCGGACCGCCGGGGCCGGGCGGATACGGCAGCGGGCGTCGGCCGCGTGCGCGCTATGGCGCATCGACGGGGATCCGGAGCCGGTCCTGCCCGTGTTCCGGTCCTCCTGGGCGGAGGACCCGCGCAGCCGCGGTCCGATCGCCCGGTGCCTGACGACGATGGGCCCGGCCGCCTCTCCGCTACGGGACCTGGTGACGGCGGAACTCGCCGCCCCGCGCCGCCATCTGCGCCACCTGACGCGTCCGAGCGGCCCCGGCGGCTCCGGGGGCCAGGGCATACCGCAGGACGAGGCACTGCTGAGCGCGTGCCGGGAGGTGCTGGCGGGGATGTAG
- a CDS encoding PaaX family transcriptional regulator C-terminal domain-containing protein, with amino-acid sequence MRMNVSAESQGADLRPLSARSVVLSLLLGAHPPQLPVKDLVRLVEPFGVGGSTLRAALSRMVAAGDLRRTDAVYRLSDRLLARQRRQDEALRPGTRAWDGDWEMVVITATGRGPAERADLRARLTALRLAELREGVWLRPANLDRPLPAGLHRVALTCAARPEESAHDLVARLWPLDTWAATARTLLAHTAADQSPANRFTAYAAAVRHLLTDPVLPPGLVPADWPGETLRTDYAAYQRELTASVGRRERAA; translated from the coding sequence ATGCGCATGAACGTGTCGGCCGAGTCCCAGGGGGCGGACCTGCGGCCGCTGTCCGCCCGGTCGGTCGTGCTGAGCCTGCTCCTCGGCGCGCACCCGCCTCAGCTGCCGGTGAAGGACCTGGTCAGGCTCGTGGAACCCTTCGGCGTGGGCGGCTCCACGCTGCGGGCCGCGCTCAGCCGGATGGTGGCCGCCGGGGACCTGCGGCGCACGGACGCCGTCTACCGGCTCAGCGACCGACTGCTGGCCCGCCAGCGGCGCCAGGACGAGGCGTTGCGTCCCGGCACGCGCGCGTGGGACGGCGACTGGGAGATGGTGGTGATCACGGCGACGGGCCGCGGCCCCGCCGAACGCGCGGATCTGCGCGCCCGGTTGACGGCCCTGCGGCTGGCCGAACTCCGCGAGGGCGTGTGGCTGCGCCCGGCGAACCTCGACCGGCCGCTGCCGGCCGGTCTGCACCGCGTCGCCCTGACGTGCGCCGCCCGGCCCGAGGAGTCCGCGCACGACCTGGTCGCCCGGCTCTGGCCGCTGGACACCTGGGCGGCCACCGCGCGGACACTGCTCGCGCACACGGCGGCCGACCAGAGCCCGGCGAACCGTTTCACCGCGTATGCCGCGGCCGTACGGCACCTGCTCACCGATCCCGTCCTGCCGCCCGGGCTGGTGCCCGCCGACTGGCCGGGGGAGACCCTGCGCACGGACTACGCCGCCTATCAGCGGGAACTGACCGCGTCGGTGGGCCGACGGGAGCGCGCCGCGTGA
- a CDS encoding WD40/YVTN/BNR-like repeat-containing protein has protein sequence MTEVLLAVGTRKGLFIGRRKGRGAWEFDDSPYFNAQAVYSVAIDTREGRPRLLAGGDSAHWGPSVFHSDDLGRSWTEPSQPAVKFPKDTGASLERVWQLHPAAAEPDVVYAGTEPAALYRSADRGESFELVRPLWEHPTRAQWVPGGGGEGLHTVVTDARDPKTVTVAVSTAGVFRTTDGGASWKPSNSGVSAVFLPDPNPEFGQCVHKIAKDAADPDRLYLQNHWGVYRSDDAGGRWTDIGADLPSTFGFAVATHPRRGDTAYVFPINADADRVPAEHRCRVFRTTDAGRTWEPLAKGLPTEDHYGTVLRDALCTDDSDPAGVYFGNRNGEVYASADDGDSWQQLASHLPDVLCVRAAVIA, from the coding sequence ATGACCGAGGTTCTGCTGGCGGTGGGCACCCGCAAAGGCCTGTTCATCGGGCGGCGAAAGGGCCGCGGGGCCTGGGAGTTCGACGACAGCCCGTATTTCAACGCGCAGGCGGTCTACTCGGTCGCCATCGACACCCGGGAGGGCCGGCCCCGGCTGCTGGCGGGCGGCGACAGCGCCCACTGGGGCCCGTCGGTCTTCCACTCCGACGACCTCGGCCGCAGCTGGACCGAGCCGTCTCAGCCGGCCGTCAAGTTCCCGAAGGACACCGGCGCTTCACTGGAGCGCGTCTGGCAGCTGCACCCGGCCGCCGCCGAGCCGGACGTGGTCTACGCGGGCACGGAACCGGCGGCGCTGTACCGCTCGGCGGACCGCGGCGAGAGCTTCGAGCTGGTCCGCCCGCTGTGGGAGCACCCGACGCGCGCGCAGTGGGTGCCGGGCGGCGGCGGTGAGGGCCTGCACACCGTGGTCACCGACGCCCGCGATCCGAAGACGGTGACCGTGGCCGTCTCGACGGCCGGGGTGTTCCGTACGACCGACGGCGGCGCGAGCTGGAAGCCGTCCAACTCCGGCGTGTCCGCGGTGTTCCTGCCGGATCCGAACCCGGAGTTCGGCCAGTGCGTCCACAAGATCGCCAAGGACGCGGCCGACCCGGACCGGCTGTACCTGCAGAACCACTGGGGGGTGTACCGCAGCGACGACGCGGGCGGACGCTGGACCGACATCGGGGCGGATCTGCCGTCCACGTTCGGCTTCGCGGTGGCCACCCACCCGCGCCGGGGCGACACGGCCTACGTCTTCCCGATCAACGCCGACGCGGACCGGGTGCCCGCCGAGCACCGCTGCCGGGTCTTCCGCACCACGGACGCGGGCCGCACCTGGGAGCCGCTGGCCAAGGGACTGCCGACGGAGGACCACTACGGCACGGTCCTGCGGGACGCCCTGTGCACGGACGACTCCGACCCGGCCGGCGTGTACTTCGGCAATCGCAACGGCGAGGTGTACGCCTCGGCCGACGACGGCGACAGCTGGCAGCAGCTGGCCTCGCACCTGCCGGACGTGCTGTGCGTGCGGGCGGCGGTGATCGCCTGA
- a CDS encoding uracil-DNA glycosylase, which translates to MAPRPLHEIVEPGWAKALDPVAGRISAMGDFLRAEITAGRTYLPAGSNVLRAFQQPFDDVRVLIVGQDPYPTPGHAVGLSFSVASEVRPLPPSLINIFRELNTDLGLPQPSNGDLTPWTQQGVLLLNRALTTAPRSPGAHRGKGWEEVTEQAIRALAARGKPLVSVLWGRDARNLRPLLGSLPAVESAHPSPMSADRGFFGSRPFSRANDLLVQQGGQPVDWRLP; encoded by the coding sequence GTGGCACCACGACCCTTGCATGAAATCGTCGAACCGGGCTGGGCGAAGGCCCTCGACCCCGTCGCCGGACGGATCTCCGCGATGGGTGACTTCCTGCGCGCGGAGATCACCGCGGGACGCACCTACCTCCCGGCGGGATCCAACGTCCTGCGGGCCTTCCAGCAACCCTTCGACGACGTACGGGTCCTGATCGTCGGTCAGGACCCTTATCCGACCCCCGGGCACGCGGTGGGCCTGTCGTTCTCGGTCGCGTCCGAGGTACGCCCGCTGCCGCCGAGCCTGATCAACATCTTCCGCGAGCTGAACACCGACCTGGGGCTGCCCCAGCCGTCCAACGGCGACCTGACCCCCTGGACCCAGCAGGGCGTCCTGCTGCTCAACAGGGCGCTGACCACGGCCCCGCGCAGCCCCGGAGCCCACCGCGGCAAGGGCTGGGAGGAGGTCACCGAGCAGGCGATACGGGCGCTGGCGGCGCGCGGCAAGCCGCTGGTGTCCGTGCTGTGGGGCCGGGACGCCAGGAACCTGCGTCCACTGCTGGGCAGTCTGCCGGCGGTGGAGTCCGCGCATCCCTCGCCGATGTCGGCCGACCGCGGCTTCTTCGGCTCGCGTCCCTTCAGCCGGGCCAACGACCTGCTGGTCCAGCAGGGCGGACAGCCGGTGGACTGGCGTCTGCCGTGA
- a CDS encoding DUF6221 family protein — translation MTATALEAFLRARFEEEERVARDAITGAPGAVWGVMADEIEQVLTSQDRGVTHTPLVQFGADDPVRMLNHVARHDPARVLRELEAKRALLGEHRTWDDGRCRTCREGSRSPCTTLRLLAVPFAGHPGYEDLWRP, via the coding sequence GTGACGGCGACCGCCCTCGAGGCCTTCCTGCGGGCCCGGTTCGAGGAGGAGGAACGGGTGGCCCGGGACGCGATCACCGGCGCGCCCGGCGCCGTCTGGGGCGTCATGGCCGACGAGATCGAGCAGGTGCTCACCTCCCAGGACCGCGGAGTCACCCACACGCCCCTGGTGCAGTTCGGCGCCGACGACCCGGTACGCATGCTCAACCATGTGGCCCGCCACGATCCGGCCCGGGTGCTGCGCGAACTCGAGGCGAAACGGGCGCTGTTGGGGGAACACCGGACGTGGGACGACGGCAGGTGCCGCACCTGCCGCGAGGGTTCCCGTTCGCCCTGCACCACACTGCGCCTGCTCGCGGTCCCGTTCGCCGGCCACCCCGGGTACGAGGACCTCTGGCGCCCCTAG